A section of the Callithrix jacchus isolate 240 chromosome 14, calJac240_pri, whole genome shotgun sequence genome encodes:
- the ASPRV1 gene encoding LOW QUALITY PROTEIN: retroviral-like aspartic protease 1 (The sequence of the model RefSeq protein was modified relative to this genomic sequence to represent the inferred CDS: deleted 2 bases in 1 codon) translates to MDAEGEALILLVWLDAGRRAGQGGAELPEQKRIGSPGASLGIKKALQSKQHTALPASSLAVSRLKAPAPSCLPKAGQVSPTLLREAPFSSVIAPTLLCGFLFLAWVAAEVPEESSGMAGSGARSEEGRRQHAFIPEPFDGANIVPNLWLRRFEVINDLNHWDHITKLRFLKESLRGKALDVYNGLSPQDQGDYEIVKETLLKAFGVPGAAPSHLPKEIVFAYSMGKGYYLKGKIGRVPVRFLVDSGAQVSVVHPSLWEEVTDGDLDTLRPFENVVKVANGAEMKILGVWDTAVSLGKLKLKAQFLVANASAEEAIIGTDVLQDHNAVLDFEHRTCTLKGKKFRLLPVGGSLEDEFDLELIEEEPSSEGPQELSH, encoded by the exons ATGGATGCTGAGGGTGAGGCACTCATCCTGCTAGTCTGGCTGGATGCTGGCAGGAGGGCGGGGCAAGGAGGGGCGGAGCTTCCAGAACAAAAGAGAATAGGGAGCCCAGGAGCCAGCCTCGGCATCAAAAAGGCTCTGCAGAGC AAGCAGCACACAGCACTTCCTGCCTCTTCCCTAGCTGTTAGTCGGCTGAAGGCGCCTGCTCCCTCCTGCTTGCCCAAGGCCGGGCAAGTCAGCCCCACTCTGCTTCGAGAGGCCCCGTTTTCCAGCGTGATTGCGCCGACACTGCTCTGTGGCTTTCTCTTCTTGGCGTGGGTTGCTGCTGAAGTTCCAGAGGAGAGCAGCGGGATGGCCGGGAGTGGAGCCAGGAGTGAGGAAGGCCGCCGGCAGCATGCCTTCATCCCAGAACCTTTTGATGGAGCCAATATCGTCCCAAACCTCTGGCTGCGACGATTTGAAGTCATCAACGACCTCAACCATTGGGACCATATCACCAAGCTAAGGTTCCTGAAAGAGTCCCTCAGAGGAAAGGCCCTGGATGTCTACAATGGGCTCAGTCCCCAGGACCAAGGAGACTATGAGATTGTGAAAGAGACCCTCTTGAAGGCCTTTGGGGTCCCTGGGGCCGCCCCCAGCCACCTACCCAAAGAGATCGTCTTTGCCTACAGCATGGGTAAGGGCTACTATCTCAAGGGGAAGATTGGCAGAGTGCCCGTGAGGTTCCTGGTGGACTCTGGGGCCCAGGTCTCTGTGGTCCACCCGAGCTTGTGGGAGGAGGTCACCGACGGCGATCTGGACACCCTGCGGCCCTTTGAGAACGTGGTGAAGGTGGCCAACGGTGCCGAAATGAAGATCCTGGGTGTCTGGGATACAGCGGTGTCCCTAGGCAAGCTGAAACTGAAGGCACAGTTCCTGGTGGCCAACGCAAGTGCTGAGGAAGCCATCATTGGCACCGATGTGCTCCAGGACCACAACGCAGTCCTGGACTTTGAGCATCGCACCTGCACGCTGAAAGGGAAGAAGTTCCGCCTGCTGCCTGTGGGAGGGTCCCTGGAAGATGAGTTTGACCTGGAGCTCATAGAGGAGGAACCCTCCTCAGAAGGGCCGCAAGAGCTCTCCCACTGA